From a single Stomoxys calcitrans chromosome 4, idStoCalc2.1, whole genome shotgun sequence genomic region:
- the LOC106089669 gene encoding protein misato, with product MTNIRELLTLQFGNYANYVGAHWWNIQESGFSYDSSDEPSEICHDILYRQGVNHNRQTTFTPRLLLVDLEGSLKHLPREGELYGNSLKRDSHLNLLRSKDAKEAAEEPEAVKKLKEDLAWHSSEVEIVAQEEAKKHEFQSDLDNASTSVEEKDYNLADNVDSWVDFLYGRYHPRTVHVVNEFRHNPERQTLDTNTSGVQLWKTEQFEDDFCDRIRQYVEECDFLQGFQTLFDSFNGFSGLATQCMEHLNDEYGKANLAVPIYSPKNVLYENADEPMSDSIRVVNSALVFSQLIEQASLFIPLSTQDRVWRQLGTSRLFPSLHYRNDNLYQTSAILASYLDTISLRYRLKDAPGSNTLAGFCGDMNNYGRKFAAAAFSFPFNMQYNMDLIDCLDKFEGPLLSQLTPNCKIGNDYVIQSLCARGIPNDRLKRPREQCNKDQMRMAAYRCESVSEMFQLYLQCANHASMAHVTSIQSPMPTRLPFPDEIFSDSLTTSGFVHPNEKRNMQQKIKSVPCVASIQSSSELGDTLETLHREAKRIKIAKLHRFKAAGLEDDDFAEVLESLLLFKDNYEDNFEL from the exons ATGACGAATATCCGCGAATTACTAACCTTACAATTCGGAAATTATGCAAATTATGTGGGAGCCCATTGGTGGAATATACAA GAATCGGGATTTTCCTATGACAGCAGTGATGAACCATCAGAAATATGTCATGATATCTTATACAGACAAGGTGTAAATCATAAT AGACAAACCACGTTTACGCCTCGTTTGCTTTTGGTTGATTTGGAGGGCTCTTTAAAGCATTTACCACGTGAGGGTGAGCTGTACGGCAACAGCCTTAAGAGAGACAGTCATCTAAACCTTTTACGAAGTAAAGATGCAAAAGAAGCTGCTGAAGAACCTGAagctgttaaaaaattaaaagaagacTTGGCCTGGCACTCATCTGAAGTTGAAATCGTAGCTCAAGAAGAGGCTAAAAAACATGAATTTCAAAGTGATCTGGACAATGCTTCCACTAGTGTTGAGGAAAAGGATTATAATTTGGCCGACAATGTGGATTCCTGGGTTGACTTTTTATATGGGCGTTATCATCCTCGCACCGTTCATGTTGTCAACGAGTTTCGCCATAATCCTGAAAGGCAAACGCTAGATACCAACACTTCCGGCGTACAATTATGGAAAACCGAACaatttgaagatgatttttGCGATCGCATACGCCAATATGTGGAGGAATGTGATTTTTTGCAAGGATTTCAAACCTTGTTCGATTCTTTTAATGGCTTCTCGGGTTTAGCCACTCAATGTATGGAACATTTGAATGATGAATATGGCAAAGCAAATTTGGCAGTTCCTATTTATTCgccaaaaaatgttttatacgAAAATGCAG ATGAACCAATGTCCGATTCCATAAGAGTTGTCAATAGTGCATTGGTTTTTAGCCAGCTTATTGAGCAAGCTTCTTTGTTCATACCACTGAGTACACAAGATCGTGTATGGCGTCAATTGGGTACTTCGCGCTTGTTTCCTTCCTTACACTACAGAAATGATAATCTCTATCAAACTTCAGCCATATTGGCATCGTATCTGGACACGATTTCCTTGCGTTATCGTCTTAAAGATGCACCTGGTTCGAATACCTTGGCTGGATTCTGTGGCGATATGAATAACTATGGACGTAAATTTGCCGCAGCTgcattttcttttccatttaatATGCAATACAATATGGATTTAATCGATTGCTTAGACAAATTTGAAGGACCTTTATTGTCTCAGCTGACACCTAATTGTAAAATTGGTAATGATTATGTGATACAGTCTCTTTGCGCTCGAGGTATACCCAATGACCGTTTGAAAAGGCCCCGAGAACAATGCAATAAGGATCAAATGCGTATGGCCGCCTATCGATGCGAAAGTGTGTCGGAAATGTTCCAGTTATATTTGCAGTGTGCTAATCATGCCAGCATGGCACATGTCACATCTATACAGAGTCCAATGCCAACACGGCTACCCTTCCCAGATGAAATATTCTCAGACAGTCTAACTACCTCAGGATTTGTACATCCAAATGAAAAGCGAAACatgcaacaaaaaataaaatcagtgCCTTGTGTCGCTTCCATACAATCGTCTAGCGAGTTGGGTGACACTCTGGAAACATTACATCGCGAAGCAAAACGTATTAAAATAGCAAAACTTCATCGTTTCAAAGCAGCTGGCTTGGAAGACGATGACTTTGCTGAAGTTTTGGAGAGCCTCTTGTTGTTTAAAGATAATTATGAGGATAACTTTGAATTATAG